From Clostridia bacterium, the proteins below share one genomic window:
- a CDS encoding 4Fe-4S dicluster domain-containing protein: MSERAFFIDYSRCIGCEACVQACGECDTHRGVSMIHLETIRRSESVQTAPQVCMHCEDPICARVCPADAIKKTPDGVVQSSLKPRCIGCSNCVVSCPFGVPKYEAEIDQMMKCDMCYDRSSVGKKPMCATVCPSGALTFATMEEIQRTRRGIPINSWKFGKEEVKTKVFVMVPRKIERVDIDLVQITSTPSPLQDDPYDVALMLEES; the protein is encoded by the coding sequence ATGAGCGAACGCGCCTTCTTTATCGACTACTCGCGTTGCATAGGCTGCGAGGCGTGCGTCCAGGCTTGCGGGGAATGCGACACGCATCGCGGTGTGTCGATGATTCACCTCGAAACCATTCGTCGCAGCGAGAGCGTGCAGACTGCGCCCCAGGTCTGCATGCATTGTGAAGACCCTATCTGCGCGCGTGTTTGTCCGGCGGACGCGATCAAAAAGACGCCTGACGGTGTGGTGCAGAGTTCGCTGAAGCCGCGCTGTATAGGCTGCTCAAACTGTGTCGTATCCTGCCCCTTTGGCGTGCCCAAGTATGAGGCGGAGATCGACCAGATGATGAAATGCGACATGTGCTATGACCGTTCGAGTGTAGGGAAAAAGCCCATGTGCGCCACGGTCTGTCCTTCAGGGGCGCTTACCTTTGCGACGATGGAAGAGATTCAGCGCACGCGTCGCGGCATTCCCATCAATAGCTGGAAGTTCGGCAAGGAAGAGGTCAAAACGAAGGTCTTTGTCATGGTGCCGCGGAAAATTGAGCGCGTCGATATCGACCTGGTGCAGATCACGTCAACGCCCTCGCCGCTGCAGGACGACCCGTACGATGTCGCACTGATGCTGGAGGAATCATAA
- a CDS encoding Rieske 2Fe-2S domain-containing protein: MEPENLEECAHCSKSTTPSNTPKWRRDFPIEWEGDHYVSRREMVKFLTLGSLLITVGNWITVAIGRVRPREVSVAGGRYVGSAAALDQMGSILFRFPTDNDPCIAVRAADGKIHAYSQVCTHLSCAVVYDKRENALVCPCHRGYFNIEEGMPMAGPPTRALPRVLVQQEGDKLFATELLV, encoded by the coding sequence ATGGAACCCGAGAACCTGGAAGAGTGCGCTCATTGCAGCAAGTCCACAACGCCGTCGAACACGCCGAAGTGGCGCCGCGATTTTCCCATTGAGTGGGAGGGCGACCACTACGTGAGCCGCCGCGAGATGGTGAAGTTCCTCACTCTGGGCTCGCTCCTCATCACGGTCGGGAACTGGATAACGGTGGCCATCGGCCGTGTACGCCCGCGCGAGGTTAGCGTTGCCGGTGGGCGGTACGTTGGTTCGGCCGCTGCTCTGGACCAAATGGGCTCGATCCTTTTCCGCTTTCCGACCGACAACGATCCCTGCATAGCGGTGCGCGCCGCCGACGGAAAGATACATGCCTACTCGCAGGTATGTACGCATCTTTCTTGTGCTGTCGTTTATGACAAGCGGGAGAACGCACTCGTCTGCCCCTGCCATCGTGGGTACTTCAACATCGAGGAAGGAATGCCGATGGCCGGCCCACCGACGCGTGCGCTGCCGCGCGTGCTCGTGCAGCAGGAGGGCGACAAACTGTTCGCCACGGAGCTTCTCGTATGA
- a CDS encoding DUF6755 family protein: MNGERRQGTTLFTAILILVASVVVVQLWLLTVSMEALLAGQTRTLVPAALGSTLLLAINAGLLRYVFRFDANIERTSREE; this comes from the coding sequence ATGAACGGCGAACGCAGGCAGGGAACAACTCTTTTCACGGCGATTCTAATTCTCGTCGCCAGCGTCGTCGTTGTGCAGTTGTGGTTACTGACGGTCTCGATGGAGGCTCTGCTGGCGGGACAGACGCGCACGCTCGTCCCTGCGGCGCTCGGCTCAACCTTGCTGCTCGCCATCAATGCCGGCCTGCTCAGGTACGTCTTTCGCTTCGACGCGAACATTGAACGGACATCGCGCGAAGAGTAG
- a CDS encoding methyltransferase, producing MTETTPHEQILALGTAFWISRSLQVVAEMGVADALDDAPRTTEQLATSTGAHPVALGRVLRLLASHGIFEAHDGAWAHTPASRLLRDDHPQSVRHFLRLMGLPFVWRSWGELEHSLRTTEPAVLKLDPNGGFAYLAKHPEESRVFNAGMAGKAQREIPAVLSSYDFSRFNRIADIGGGKGHLLLAILQTAPSATGVLFDQPHVIAEAPKDTACIERHGGNFFRDPIPAADAYLLMDVLHDWNEADAKQILAGIRRAAQPGATVLIIETVIPETPGPHLAKALDVNMLVMTGGRERRIAEHKTLLASAGFRLKQVIPTSSPYSIVEAVAVA from the coding sequence ATGACCGAAACTACACCTCACGAACAAATTCTCGCACTCGGCACAGCATTCTGGATTTCGCGCAGCCTGCAGGTGGTCGCCGAAATGGGCGTTGCCGATGCGCTCGATGATGCGCCGCGAACAACCGAACAACTGGCTACGAGCACCGGAGCACATCCGGTTGCGCTTGGCCGTGTGCTACGCCTGCTCGCATCGCACGGAATCTTCGAAGCTCACGATGGCGCCTGGGCACACACCCCGGCATCCAGACTGCTTCGCGACGACCACCCTCAGTCTGTCCGGCACTTCCTGCGACTCATGGGGCTTCCGTTCGTGTGGCGGAGTTGGGGTGAACTGGAACACTCGCTGCGCACTACTGAACCTGCGGTGCTGAAGCTCGATCCGAACGGCGGGTTCGCGTACTTGGCGAAGCATCCCGAGGAAAGTCGCGTGTTCAACGCCGGGATGGCGGGCAAGGCGCAACGCGAAATCCCCGCGGTTTTGAGCTCCTACGATTTCTCCCGTTTCAACCGCATCGCCGACATCGGTGGCGGAAAGGGGCATTTGCTGCTTGCGATCCTGCAAACCGCTCCATCCGCAACGGGAGTGCTGTTCGACCAGCCGCACGTCATTGCCGAAGCGCCGAAGGATACCGCCTGCATTGAGCGGCACGGCGGCAATTTCTTCCGCGATCCGATCCCTGCCGCAGACGCCTACCTGCTGATGGACGTTCTGCATGACTGGAATGAGGCGGATGCGAAGCAGATCCTTGCGGGCATTCGCCGCGCCGCGCAACCCGGGGCGACAGTTCTAATCATCGAAACCGTTATTCCGGAAACGCCGGGGCCCCACCTCGCCAAAGCTCTCGATGTCAACATGCTTGTCATGACCGGAGGACGAGAACGGAGGATTGCGGAACACAAGACACTTCTTGCCAGTGCAGGCTTCCGCCTTAAGCAAGTGATTCCAACCAGTAGCCCCTACTCGATCGTCGAGGCCGTGGCCGTCGCATAG
- a CDS encoding radical SAM protein → MRKVPFLDSARIIARGSRNWPSNRPIVVSFEVTDSCTCFCRHCDHGGPRDESKNLKPADYRRYMEVLNPCVVQVSGGEPLMREDVVDVVRAIKGGSNLPYIILLSNWSHMTEEKYLALCDAGVDQFNVSLDFPDERHDGFRGYPGLYERMCDLVPRLAKHGHDNIVLNSCIHSENLPEINRLADKAKEWGVNICYSSYTSRRTGCKELSPTPEQLPILNREFDRIEQRRDSTNWIVSAKSTIDATREFFTNGAMPGCRAGHRFLVVTSDGWLQPCSMVFKKFKLEDHWKMVEEFTNTNTCDQCYVAIRSNLDKTFPQILRENVRGYLSLGGARP, encoded by the coding sequence ATGCGCAAAGTTCCATTTCTCGACTCAGCGCGCATCATTGCGCGAGGCTCCCGTAACTGGCCGTCCAACCGACCCATCGTTGTCTCCTTCGAGGTGACGGATTCCTGCACCTGCTTCTGCAGACACTGCGATCACGGCGGTCCGCGCGACGAGTCGAAGAACCTCAAGCCGGCTGACTACCGCCGCTACATGGAAGTGCTTAACCCGTGCGTGGTGCAGGTCTCGGGTGGCGAGCCCCTGATGCGCGAAGACGTCGTAGATGTCGTACGCGCGATCAAGGGCGGCTCGAACCTGCCGTACATCATCCTGCTCTCGAACTGGTCGCACATGACCGAAGAAAAGTACCTCGCGCTCTGCGACGCCGGCGTGGACCAGTTCAACGTCAGCCTCGACTTCCCGGACGAGCGCCACGATGGCTTCCGCGGGTATCCAGGGCTCTATGAGCGCATGTGTGACCTGGTGCCGCGCCTGGCGAAACACGGGCACGATAACATCGTGCTCAACTCCTGCATCCACAGCGAGAACCTGCCGGAGATCAACCGTTTGGCCGACAAGGCTAAGGAGTGGGGAGTCAATATTTGTTACAGCTCCTACACGTCTCGGCGCACCGGGTGTAAGGAGCTTTCGCCGACGCCCGAACAACTCCCCATACTTAACCGGGAGTTCGACCGGATCGAGCAGCGGCGCGACAGCACGAACTGGATCGTCAGCGCGAAGAGCACCATCGATGCCACGCGAGAGTTCTTTACGAATGGCGCAATGCCGGGCTGCCGCGCAGGTCATCGCTTCCTCGTGGTGACCAGCGACGGTTGGCTTCAGCCCTGCTCCATGGTCTTCAAGAAGTTCAAACTGGAAGACCACTGGAAGATGGTTGAAGAATTCACCAACACCAACACTTGCGACCAGTGCTACGTCGCGATCCGCTCGAATCTCGACAAGACGTTCCCGCAGATCCTTCGTGAGAACGTGCGCGGCTACCTGTCTCTAGGGGGAGCACGCCCGTAA